One window from the genome of [Clostridium] celerecrescens 18A encodes:
- a CDS encoding ABC transporter permease yields the protein MLLENMSMAIHAIKANKMRSFLTMLGIIIGIGSVIAIVSIGDTMRFMVSDLYKNAGVTLAYVYVWPKDGGDMRDSDYFTLDEMDRLEEVFGDEISYIDSNARTNAEAVVGRNKVKYQFEGIFSNYPQVQKINIIYGRNLNEADVKGRKNNVVLEAKGAKELFGTENAVGKTFRTTIYGNTDDYNVVGVYREDLNPFEAMMAGTNATRAGYVPDSLLTWPNDNIYGLRLYAKEGTDMNVFSEMITSYLAKTKNRNKEDVTFYSVSSEMGSADTIMGGLSAAVGGIAAISLLVGGIGIMNIMLVSVTERTREIGIRKALGAKTRDVLIQFLTESAILSALGGILGVAVGGGLVLAGGALFGMKVVIKPTVILVAVGFSALVGLFFGIYPASKAAKADPIDALRYE from the coding sequence ATGCTGCTGGAAAATATGAGTATGGCAATTCATGCCATTAAGGCCAACAAGATGCGGTCCTTTCTGACCATGCTTGGAATCATTATAGGCATTGGGTCTGTCATTGCCATTGTGTCCATTGGTGATACCATGCGGTTTATGGTATCTGATCTCTATAAGAATGCGGGAGTAACCCTTGCCTATGTCTACGTCTGGCCAAAGGACGGCGGGGATATGAGGGATAGCGATTACTTTACTCTTGATGAAATGGACCGGCTGGAAGAAGTGTTCGGAGATGAAATCAGTTACATTGACAGCAATGCCAGAACAAATGCAGAAGCCGTTGTTGGCCGCAATAAAGTCAAGTACCAGTTTGAAGGTATTTTTTCCAATTACCCTCAGGTCCAGAAGATCAATATTATCTATGGCCGTAATCTAAACGAAGCCGATGTTAAAGGAAGAAAGAACAATGTTGTACTGGAGGCAAAGGGAGCAAAAGAGCTTTTTGGCACGGAAAATGCAGTGGGAAAGACTTTCCGCACCACCATTTATGGCAATACGGACGATTATAATGTAGTCGGAGTCTACAGAGAGGACTTAAATCCCTTTGAGGCGATGATGGCGGGAACCAACGCTACCAGGGCCGGATATGTACCGGATTCCTTATTGACCTGGCCCAATGATAACATTTACGGTCTGCGTCTCTATGCAAAAGAAGGAACTGATATGAATGTGTTTTCTGAAATGATTACTTCCTATCTGGCAAAGACCAAGAACCGGAACAAGGAGGATGTCACCTTCTATTCTGTGTCCAGTGAAATGGGAAGTGCGGACACTATAATGGGGGGCTTATCTGCTGCTGTAGGTGGAATCGCAGCCATCTCCCTGTTAGTTGGAGGGATCGGAATCATGAACATCATGCTGGTATCCGTTACGGAACGGACCCGGGAAATAGGGATTCGTAAGGCCTTAGGTGCAAAAACAAGGGATGTTTTGATCCAGTTTTTGACGGAATCCGCAATACTTTCCGCTCTGGGCGGAATCCTGGGAGTAGCGGTTGGCGGGGGGCTTGTGCTGGCTGGAGGAGCGCTGTTTGGCATGAAGGTGGTCATAAAGCCGACGGTCATCCTGGTAGCTGTGGGATTTTCGGCTTTGGTAGGCTTATTTTTTGGTATTTATCCTGCTTCCAAGGCGGCAAAGGCAGATCCTATTGACGCCCTGAGGTATGAATAA
- a CDS encoding ABC transporter permease, whose translation MLIENMSMALHAIRSNKMRSFLTMLGIIIGIGAVIAIVSVGDSMRNLFSDAYKDVGFNRAVIMVSWDVTDFRMSDYFTRDEMDRVRDVYQDKIQYIDSDASTEAEAVNGRRKVKYQFQGIDSNYSDVQPLDIIYGRALNTADIKGAANHVVLEDKGAVQLFGTADCVGRTFRMTINKDTQEYMVVGVYHKDISPMMAMLMGNGQTQSGFLPYTILTKSNDYFQDLNFYVRDGVDVKAFLAELTRYVAKLKGRPESEIRTMSVVEQMGSVDTGLSAMAAAVGGIAAISLLVGGIGIMNIMMVSVTERTREIGIRKALGAKTRDIMIQFLTESAFMSACGGIIGIFLGVGLVKAGGAAFQMAVVVRPSVVVMAVGFSALVGIFFGLYPASKAAKKDPIEALRYE comes from the coding sequence ATGCTGATAGAAAATATGAGTATGGCGCTTCACGCCATACGATCCAATAAGATGAGGTCCTTTTTGACCATGCTGGGTATCATCATTGGTATTGGAGCAGTAATTGCAATTGTATCTGTGGGTGACAGTATGAGAAACTTATTTTCCGATGCCTATAAGGATGTGGGCTTTAACCGGGCCGTTATCATGGTATCCTGGGATGTAACAGATTTCCGCATGTCGGATTATTTTACCAGGGATGAGATGGACCGGGTCAGGGACGTTTACCAGGATAAAATTCAGTATATTGACAGCGATGCCAGCACCGAGGCTGAGGCCGTCAATGGGCGCAGGAAGGTAAAGTATCAGTTCCAGGGAATTGACTCCAATTATTCCGATGTTCAGCCGCTGGATATTATTTACGGCAGAGCCCTCAATACGGCTGACATAAAAGGAGCGGCAAATCACGTGGTTCTGGAGGATAAGGGGGCAGTGCAGCTGTTCGGTACGGCCGATTGTGTGGGAAGAACCTTCCGCATGACCATAAATAAGGACACTCAGGAATACATGGTTGTGGGGGTCTATCATAAGGATATTTCTCCCATGATGGCCATGCTTATGGGAAACGGGCAGACGCAGTCAGGATTTCTGCCATATACGATTCTCACAAAATCCAATGATTACTTTCAGGACTTAAATTTTTATGTCCGGGATGGAGTGGATGTGAAAGCATTCCTTGCAGAACTCACCCGGTACGTGGCAAAATTAAAGGGCCGTCCGGAATCAGAGATCCGGACCATGTCAGTGGTAGAGCAAATGGGGAGCGTGGATACCGGTCTTTCCGCCATGGCGGCAGCGGTAGGTGGAATTGCTGCCATCTCTTTGCTGGTAGGCGGAATCGGAATTATGAATATTATGATGGTTTCTGTCACAGAGCGGACGAGGGAGATCGGGATCCGAAAGGCCCTGGGCGCAAAGACAAGAGACATTATGATCCAGTTTTTAACGGAATCTGCTTTTATGTCGGCCTGTGGAGGGATTATCGGCATCTTTCTTGGAGTAGGACTCGTTAAAGCAGGAGGAGCCGCCTTTCAGATGGCGGTGGTCGTCAGGCCCTCTGTGGTGGTTATGGCTGTTGGTTTCTCGGCCCTTGTGGGTATTTTCTTTGGTCTTTATCCGGCTTCCAAGGCAGCGAAAAAGGATCCCATTGAAGCGTTAAGATATGAATAG
- a CDS encoding ABC transporter permease, whose translation MMSLLVFKERLKEFYARFEIYITPVIKFLFSLLAFSLMNKNIGFMTKLTEPYIPLVLALVCSFLPYGAISFLAACFMLAHLSGISLEITLVMAVFIVVAGLLYYGFQPGDSYLLVLTPVFFLLKIPYAIPLIVGLSGSAISVIPVSCGVFIYYTLLYVKQNAGVLTNDMSVDEIVKFMQLMKVLLSNKLMLVMVIAFALSLVVVAVTRNLSMDYSWIIAIVAGTIAQLGVIFVGDIVADVSVSVIGLLVGILFSIVIAGIYTFFVFAVDYSRTEYVQFEDDDYYYYVKAVPKLTVSAPDVKVQKINARKLQRPQR comes from the coding sequence ATGATGAGCCTTCTTGTATTTAAAGAACGATTGAAAGAGTTTTATGCCAGGTTTGAGATTTATATAACGCCTGTAATCAAGTTTCTGTTCAGCCTCCTGGCGTTTTCTCTGATGAATAAGAATATTGGCTTTATGACAAAGCTAACGGAGCCATACATTCCATTAGTATTGGCACTGGTATGCTCTTTTTTGCCCTATGGAGCCATCTCCTTTCTGGCGGCATGCTTTATGCTTGCCCATCTGTCGGGAATTTCCCTTGAGATCACTCTGGTCATGGCTGTTTTTATTGTGGTGGCAGGACTTCTTTATTACGGATTCCAGCCGGGTGACAGTTATCTGCTGGTGCTGACCCCGGTATTTTTCCTGTTAAAGATCCCTTATGCGATCCCTTTGATCGTAGGACTTTCAGGGAGTGCCATATCTGTGATACCGGTAAGCTGCGGTGTATTTATTTATTATACGCTTTTATATGTGAAACAGAACGCAGGAGTGCTGACCAACGATATGTCGGTGGATGAAATCGTTAAATTCATGCAGCTCATGAAGGTCCTGCTGTCTAATAAGCTGATGCTTGTGATGGTTATAGCGTTTGCCCTTTCTCTTGTGGTGGTGGCGGTTACCCGCAATTTATCCATGGATTATTCCTGGATCATTGCCATTGTGGCAGGTACCATTGCACAGCTCGGCGTGATTTTTGTCGGAGATATCGTTGCAGATGTATCGGTATCGGTTATCGGGCTCCTGGTGGGAATCTTGTTTTCCATTGTAATTGCAGGAATTTATACATTTTTTGTCTTTGCAGTGGATTACTCCAGGACAGAATACGTACAATTTGAAGATGATGATTATTATTATTACGTCAAGGCAGTTCCAAAGCTGACAGTCAGCGCACCTGACGTGAAAGTTCAGAAAATCAATGCCAGAAAGCTCCAAAGGCCGCAGAGGTAG
- a CDS encoding ABC transporter ATP-binding protein: protein MWKKKDKLPACVTENVREDLIKLVDVVKVYDTGSIKVLGLKRVNLTIKRGEFVAIMGQSGSGKSTLMNILGCLDRPTMGHYYLDGIDTAELSADDLSAIRNRKIGFVFQSFNLIARTSALKNVELPMTYAHISKKTREERALMLLERVGLGKRYEHMPNELSGGQRQRVAIARALANEPPLIMADEPTGNLDTASSVEIMELFSQLHREGATVVLVTHEENIAAFAGRIIRFRDGKLVSDLPNVPQGQGQKEAAKTEKEGAPC, encoded by the coding sequence ATGTGGAAAAAGAAAGATAAGCTTCCCGCCTGCGTAACAGAAAATGTTCGGGAAGATCTGATAAAGCTGGTGGATGTGGTGAAGGTTTATGATACCGGATCCATTAAAGTACTTGGTTTAAAGCGGGTGAACTTAACCATTAAGCGAGGAGAATTTGTTGCCATCATGGGGCAGTCAGGCTCGGGAAAATCAACGCTTATGAATATTTTAGGATGCCTGGACCGGCCCACCATGGGACATTATTATCTTGACGGCATTGATACGGCAGAACTTTCTGCTGATGACTTATCGGCGATCAGAAACCGCAAGATAGGATTTGTATTCCAGTCCTTTAACTTAATTGCAAGGACTTCTGCGTTAAAGAATGTGGAGCTTCCCATGACTTATGCCCATATTTCCAAAAAGACAAGGGAAGAACGTGCCTTAATGCTTTTGGAACGGGTGGGCCTTGGAAAAAGATACGAGCATATGCCCAATGAGCTATCCGGCGGACAGCGGCAGAGGGTAGCCATTGCCAGGGCTTTGGCCAATGAGCCGCCTCTCATTATGGCTGATGAGCCTACGGGCAACCTGGATACCGCTTCCTCCGTGGAGATCATGGAGCTGTTCTCCCAGCTTCACCGGGAAGGCGCAACTGTGGTTCTGGTAACCCATGAAGAGAATATTGCTGCATTTGCAGGGCGTATCATACGGTTTCGGGATGGGAAGCTGGTCAGCGATTTACCAAATGTCCCTCAAGGCCAGGGACAGAAGGAGGCTGCTAAAACAGAGAAAGAGGGGGCGCCATGCTGA